In one window of Planctomycetia bacterium DNA:
- a CDS encoding helix-turn-helix domain-containing protein, with product MPYQLLEINDADELSARYNGSHLRFQATERGAYAFRWELAQIGSFILQQTTFSLKTLVEGVTSEDVTNLLLSDAPPGKCVFTGVRMDAGDTILYGAGAEHFSLAKERTSFNLTWPRSVLENALAANAGIDSPDYFHARSRWSIGPSALLALRQLCVNTLQYFKTAKARHSPVETIQLEKSLLQRFTNTLSLENKVIQQEATSLEPSSRIILRARSFMEQAGSQPIYLHELCRATGVSARTLQKVFIETLGISPMRYLKVRRLHLARRRLMSTTSDQINVKQAAREAGFWEDGRFAEDYYRLFGFLPSKTLRVDA from the coding sequence GTGCCGTATCAACTGCTCGAAATCAATGATGCAGATGAGTTGTCAGCCAGGTACAACGGTTCACATTTGCGGTTTCAGGCCACGGAACGAGGTGCCTACGCTTTCCGCTGGGAGCTGGCACAGATCGGTTCTTTTATTCTACAGCAAACGACGTTCAGCTTGAAAACACTGGTCGAAGGAGTGACGTCTGAAGATGTAACCAATCTGTTACTGAGTGATGCTCCACCTGGTAAATGTGTCTTCACTGGAGTACGTATGGACGCAGGGGACACCATCCTCTACGGTGCTGGGGCTGAGCATTTTTCACTTGCCAAGGAACGCACCAGTTTCAATCTCACCTGGCCTCGTAGCGTGCTGGAGAACGCCTTGGCTGCGAACGCGGGAATTGACTCCCCGGATTACTTTCATGCACGTAGTCGATGGAGCATTGGCCCCTCTGCGTTGCTTGCCCTGCGTCAGCTTTGCGTGAATACACTTCAATATTTTAAGACAGCGAAAGCCAGACACTCTCCAGTTGAAACAATACAGTTGGAAAAAAGTCTGCTACAACGGTTCACGAACACTCTATCACTGGAGAATAAGGTCATCCAGCAAGAAGCCACCTCGCTGGAGCCCAGCAGCAGGATCATTCTTCGAGCACGAAGCTTCATGGAGCAGGCAGGCTCTCAACCCATCTATTTGCACGAACTCTGTCGCGCTACAGGGGTGAGTGCCCGAACATTGCAGAAAGTCTTTATAGAGACGCTGGGAATTTCTCCCATGCGCTATCTCAAGGTTCGACGACTGCACCTAGCTCGCCGTCGGCTGATGAGCACTACTTCCGATCAAATCAATGTCAAACAGGCCGCTCGTGAAGCAGGTTTCTGGGAAGATGGGCGGTTCGCTGAGGATTATTATCGTCTGTTTGGATTTCTTCCTTCCAAAACACTACGAGTTGATGCCTGA